A single region of the Nocardioides aquaticus genome encodes:
- a CDS encoding proline--tRNA ligase — MITRMSTLFVRTLRDDPADAEVPSHRLLVRAGYIRRAAPGIYTWLPLGLRVLRKVERVVRQEMDAIGAQELSFPALLPKEPYEASGRWAEYGDGIFRLKDRKGADYLLGPTHEEMFTLVVKDLYSSYKDLPLSIYQVQTKYRDEARPRAGVLRGREFIMKDSYSFDVDDAGLDTSYQAHRDAYVRIFDRLGFDYVIVKATSGAMGGSRSEEFLAKAAVGEDTYVRCTTCDYAANVEAVETRAPQPVAYDDAPAAHAEDTPGTPTIATLVDHLNTAFPREDRAWEAADTLKNVLVTLQHPDGTREPLAIGVPGDREVDQKRLEGQLEPIEVHPFDETEFARHPSLVKGYIGPGAGPTGAPVLGEKSESGIRFLVDPRVVEGTRWVTGANVDGSHVVDLVAGRDFTPDGTIEAAEVRDGDACPACDDGVLETARGIEMGHIFALGRKYADALDLQVLDENGKLVTVTMGSYGVGVTRAVAAVAEGTLDEQGLCWPRELAPADVHLVAAGKDEAVKAAAERVAHELDAAGVEVIYDDRHKVSPGVKFKDAELIGVPTIVVVGKSLADGTIEVKDRRTGVREDVAAAHVVDHLVNLVRS, encoded by the coding sequence ATGATCACGCGGATGTCCACCCTGTTCGTACGCACGTTGAGGGACGACCCCGCGGACGCCGAGGTGCCGAGCCACCGCCTGCTGGTCCGCGCCGGCTACATCCGCCGCGCCGCCCCCGGCATCTACACCTGGCTGCCGCTGGGCCTGCGCGTGCTGCGCAAGGTCGAGCGCGTCGTGCGCCAGGAGATGGACGCGATCGGCGCCCAGGAGCTGTCCTTCCCCGCGCTGCTGCCCAAGGAGCCCTACGAGGCCTCGGGTCGCTGGGCCGAGTACGGCGACGGCATCTTCCGGCTCAAGGACCGCAAGGGCGCCGACTACCTGCTCGGGCCCACGCACGAGGAGATGTTCACCCTCGTGGTCAAGGACCTGTACTCGTCCTACAAGGACCTGCCCCTGTCGATCTACCAGGTGCAGACCAAGTACCGCGACGAGGCGCGGCCCCGTGCCGGCGTGCTCCGCGGGCGCGAGTTCATCATGAAGGACTCCTACTCCTTCGACGTCGACGACGCCGGGCTCGACACCAGCTACCAGGCCCACCGCGACGCCTACGTCCGCATCTTCGACCGGCTCGGCTTCGACTACGTCATCGTCAAGGCCACCTCGGGTGCCATGGGCGGCTCGCGGTCGGAGGAGTTCCTCGCCAAGGCCGCGGTCGGTGAGGACACCTACGTGCGCTGCACGACCTGCGACTACGCCGCCAACGTCGAGGCCGTCGAGACCCGTGCGCCGCAGCCGGTCGCGTACGACGACGCGCCCGCCGCCCACGCCGAGGACACCCCCGGCACGCCCACGATCGCCACGCTGGTGGACCACCTGAACACCGCCTTCCCCCGCGAGGACCGGGCCTGGGAGGCCGCGGACACGCTGAAGAACGTGCTGGTCACCCTCCAGCACCCCGACGGGACCCGCGAGCCGCTGGCGATCGGCGTCCCCGGTGACCGCGAGGTCGACCAGAAGCGCCTGGAGGGCCAGCTCGAGCCGATCGAGGTCCACCCCTTCGACGAGACGGAGTTCGCCCGGCACCCCAGCCTGGTCAAGGGCTACATCGGTCCCGGCGCCGGGCCGACCGGTGCGCCCGTGCTCGGCGAGAAGAGCGAGTCCGGCATCCGCTTCCTGGTCGACCCCCGGGTCGTCGAGGGGACCCGCTGGGTCACCGGCGCCAACGTCGACGGCAGCCACGTGGTCGACCTCGTCGCCGGTCGGGACTTCACCCCCGACGGCACCATCGAGGCCGCCGAGGTCCGTGACGGCGACGCCTGCCCGGCCTGCGACGACGGCGTCCTGGAGACCGCGCGCGGCATCGAGATGGGCCACATCTTCGCGCTCGGGCGCAAGTACGCCGACGCCCTCGACCTCCAGGTCCTGGACGAGAACGGCAAGCTGGTCACCGTCACCATGGGCTCCTACGGCGTCGGTGTCACCCGCGCGGTGGCCGCGGTGGCCGAGGGCACGCTCGACGAGCAGGGCCTGTGCTGGCCCCGCGAGCTGGCCCCGGCCGACGTGCACCTCGTGGCGGCCGGCAAGGACGAGGCCGTCAAGGCCGCCGCCGAGCGGGTCGCGCACGAGCTCGACGCCGCCGGCGTCGAGGTGATCTACGACGACCGGCACAAGGTCAGCCCCGGCGTGAAGTTCAAGGACGCCGAGCTGATCGGCGTGCCGACGATCGTGGTGGTCGGCAAGTCCCTGGCCGACGGCACCATCGAGGTCAAGGACCGGCGTACCGGGGTGCGCGAGGACGTCGCGGCCGCGCACGTGGTCGACCACCTCGTCAACCTCGTCCGCAGCTGA
- a CDS encoding zinc metalloprotease, with translation MRLTTPVRTVAAAVATVVLLGAGSAAAAAPPPSSVGAAETPTTVCPTGGQGHGHETSGDASARSAGARTAGPRTVRGPDHREVSVVEQRVIEARTDQLLAQRSAGAPAVREVPTYVHVMAGEDGEGDVGRAVVRRQVRVLDRTYRGSGFRFDLAGIDRTYDDRYHRDRRSGEYRAETRRGGPGALNIWLVDFEYLGVATFPWDQADSPALDGVRVDVESVPGGDLERFDQGKTATHEVGHWLGLYHTFQGGCTRRNDLVRDTPAQSSQSAGCPAGRDSCALPGRDPVHNYMDYSDDACYERFSTGQVDRMRSLFTAYRT, from the coding sequence GTGCGTCTGACCACCCCTGTCCGCACGGTCGCGGCCGCGGTCGCGACCGTGGTCCTGCTCGGGGCGGGGTCGGCCGCCGCCGCTGCTCCGCCGCCGTCGTCGGTCGGCGCCGCCGAGACCCCGACCACCGTCTGCCCCACGGGCGGGCAGGGCCACGGCCACGAGACGTCCGGGGACGCCTCCGCACGCTCGGCGGGAGCCAGGACGGCGGGACCCCGCACGGTGCGCGGTCCCGACCACCGCGAGGTCTCGGTGGTCGAGCAGCGTGTGATCGAGGCGCGCACCGACCAGCTCCTGGCGCAGCGGTCCGCGGGTGCGCCCGCCGTGCGGGAGGTCCCGACCTACGTCCACGTGATGGCCGGAGAGGACGGCGAGGGCGACGTCGGCCGCGCGGTCGTGCGCCGGCAGGTGCGGGTGCTGGACAGGACGTACCGGGGCTCCGGGTTCCGCTTCGACCTCGCCGGGATCGACCGCACCTACGACGACCGCTACCACCGGGACCGTCGTAGCGGCGAGTACCGCGCCGAGACCCGCCGCGGCGGACCCGGGGCCCTCAACATCTGGCTGGTCGACTTCGAGTACCTCGGCGTCGCCACCTTCCCCTGGGATCAGGCCGACAGCCCGGCGCTCGACGGGGTGCGCGTCGACGTGGAGTCCGTGCCGGGCGGCGACCTCGAGCGCTTCGACCAGGGCAAGACCGCCACCCACGAGGTGGGGCACTGGCTGGGGCTCTACCACACGTTCCAGGGCGGCTGCACGCGCCGCAACGACCTGGTGCGCGACACCCCGGCCCAGTCGAGCCAGAGCGCCGGCTGCCCGGCGGGCCGCGACTCCTGCGCGCTGCCGGGCAGGGACCCCGTGCACAACTACATGGACTACAGCGACGACGCCTGCTACGAGCGCTTCAGCACGGGACAGGTGGACCGGATGCGGTCCCTGTTCACCGCCTACCGAACCTGA
- a CDS encoding ferritin-like domain-containing protein gives MTPREALQDALAAEHAAVWVHGLLGAQTSRSADPSLAARLDEAYTAHRDRRDRLTDLLVADDAEPVAALPAYDVPGDLATAAGVAQAALALERGCAAVWATVVESTAGERRRLAVEVLTETAVRELDFRGTPEMFPGSSSTRTAVGPGQEP, from the coding sequence GTGACGCCGCGCGAGGCGCTCCAGGACGCGCTCGCCGCGGAGCACGCCGCCGTCTGGGTGCACGGGCTGCTGGGGGCGCAGACGTCGCGGTCCGCCGACCCCTCGCTCGCCGCCCGGCTCGACGAGGCCTACACCGCGCACCGGGACCGGCGCGACCGGCTCACCGACCTGCTCGTCGCGGACGATGCCGAGCCCGTGGCGGCGCTGCCCGCGTACGACGTGCCGGGCGACCTCGCCACGGCCGCCGGCGTGGCACAGGCGGCCCTTGCGCTGGAGCGCGGCTGTGCCGCCGTCTGGGCGACGGTGGTGGAGAGCACCGCGGGCGAGCGACGTCGCCTGGCGGTGGAGGTGCTGACGGAGACAGCGGTCCGCGAGCTCGACTTCCGGGGAACGCCCGAGATGTTCCCCGGATCGTCGAGCACGCGGACCGCTGTGGGCCCGGGACAGGAGCCATGA
- the rimP gene encoding ribosome maturation factor RimP, producing the protein MNAPQDRIADELAGPLLELGLDLEAVELTPAGKRRVLRVAVDQDGGVTLDDVAEATRRVDEVLEASDVMGQHPYTLEVTSRGVDRPLTLERHWRRNVDRLVRVTPHEGEPVTGRILAAGPDSVELDVDGTATTLAYADVARALVQVELNRRARPAGPEDDGTDDGTDDGTDDEGDDDAALTEEDD; encoded by the coding sequence GTGAACGCGCCCCAGGACCGGATCGCCGACGAGCTCGCAGGCCCCCTGCTCGAGCTCGGGCTCGACCTCGAGGCCGTGGAGCTGACGCCGGCCGGCAAGCGCCGCGTGCTCCGCGTGGCCGTGGACCAGGACGGCGGCGTCACCCTCGACGACGTCGCCGAGGCCACCCGCCGCGTCGATGAGGTGCTCGAGGCCTCCGACGTGATGGGTCAGCACCCCTACACCCTCGAGGTGACCTCGCGCGGCGTCGACCGCCCGCTCACCCTCGAGCGGCACTGGCGCCGCAACGTCGACCGCCTGGTCCGCGTGACGCCGCACGAGGGCGAGCCGGTCACCGGGCGGATCCTGGCCGCGGGACCCGACTCGGTCGAGCTCGACGTCGACGGCACCGCCACCACGCTCGCGTACGCCGACGTGGCCCGGGCCCTGGTGCAGGTCGAGCTGAACCGCAGGGCCCGGCCCGCGGGCCCGGAGGACGACGGCACGGACGACGGCACGGACGACGGCACGGACGACGAGGGCGACGACGACGCCGCCCTGACGGAGGAGGACGACTGA
- the nusA gene encoding transcription termination factor NusA, with protein sequence MDIDLSILRMLEREKEISFDVLVEAIEQALLMAYLKSPGASNGARVELDRKSGHVAVMAPELDEDGAKVGEFDDTPEGFGRIATTTAKQIMMQRLRDAEDDRRFGEFAGREGDVISGVIQQGRNPDDVLVDLGKLEAHLPVAERSPGETYAHGTRIKCLVLSVRKGMRGPQVTLSRSHPNLVRKLFALEVPEIADGSVQIAAIAREAGHRTKIAVHTKVPGINAKGACIGPMGQRVRNVMAELDGEKIDIVDWAEDPARLVASALSPARVSEVKVVDLAARSARVVVPDYQLSLAIGKEGQNARLAARLTGWRIDIHSDEEPAEDEVPVAPPAAASVTPDAAPDAAPAATADADPAGS encoded by the coding sequence ATGGACATCGACCTGAGCATCCTGCGGATGCTGGAGCGCGAGAAGGAGATCAGCTTCGACGTGCTCGTCGAGGCGATCGAGCAGGCGCTGCTGATGGCCTACCTGAAGTCGCCGGGTGCCAGCAACGGCGCGCGCGTCGAGCTCGACCGCAAGAGCGGGCACGTCGCGGTGATGGCCCCCGAGCTCGACGAGGACGGCGCGAAGGTCGGCGAGTTCGACGACACCCCCGAGGGGTTCGGCCGGATCGCGACCACGACCGCCAAGCAGATCATGATGCAGCGCCTGCGTGACGCCGAGGACGACCGCCGCTTCGGCGAGTTCGCCGGCCGTGAGGGCGACGTCATCTCCGGGGTGATCCAGCAGGGCCGCAACCCCGACGACGTGCTGGTCGACCTCGGCAAGCTGGAGGCGCACCTGCCGGTGGCCGAGCGGTCCCCGGGCGAGACCTACGCCCACGGGACCCGGATCAAGTGCCTGGTGCTGTCGGTGCGCAAGGGGATGCGCGGGCCGCAGGTGACGCTGTCGCGCTCCCACCCGAACCTGGTCCGCAAGCTCTTCGCCCTCGAGGTGCCCGAGATCGCCGACGGCAGCGTGCAGATCGCGGCGATCGCGCGCGAGGCCGGGCACCGTACGAAGATCGCGGTCCACACCAAGGTGCCCGGGATCAACGCCAAGGGCGCCTGCATCGGCCCGATGGGCCAGCGGGTGCGCAACGTGATGGCCGAGCTCGACGGCGAGAAGATCGACATCGTCGACTGGGCCGAGGACCCCGCCCGTCTCGTGGCCAGCGCCCTGTCACCGGCACGCGTCAGCGAGGTGAAGGTCGTCGACCTGGCCGCGCGCTCGGCGCGGGTCGTGGTGCCGGACTACCAGCTGTCGCTGGCGATCGGCAAGGAGGGCCAGAACGCCCGGCTGGCGGCCCGCCTCACGGGGTGGCGCATCGACATCCACTCCGACGAGGAGCCGGCCGAGGACGAGGTGCCGGTCGCCCCGCCCGCCGCCGCGTCCGTCACTCCGGACGCAGCTCCGGACGCCGCTCCGGCCGCCACCGCGGACGCGGACCCGGCCGGGTCCTAG